The DNA segment GTAACCGTGTGGCCGCCCTGTTCACCGATCAGCGTCACCTTCGTTTCACGCTCCATTTTATACGGAAGCCTCACCATCAGCTGGTCCATGCAAATCCTTCCGGCAACCGGGACGACCTCCCCGCCTGCAATCACATGCAGGGCGCTGAGTTTTCTTATCCATCCATCAGCATAGCCAACCGGCACCGTCCCTATCCATTCTTTTTGTGACGCCGTGTAAGTGGCCCCGTAGCTTACGCTTTCACCGGGCTCGATCTCTTTCACATGAATCAGCTTGCTGTGAAGCGAAAACGCCGGTTTCAGCTTATAAGGAAGCAAAGGCTTAATCTCCTCAGACGGCGAAAGGCCATACATGGAGATGCCGAACCGGACCGCATTGAATGCTTGATCCGGGAAGCGCAAAGTGGCCGCGCTGTTGCCGCTGTGCACAATCTCCGGCTCCACTCCCAAATCACGGATCCAGCCAAGCATTTCGATAAAAAGTTCATATTGCCGCTCGTAATAAGCGGTATCGAGCTCATCCGCAGTGGCGAAATGAGTATACGCCCCTTCAAGCTCAAACTCCGATGATGAAGCGATCTGGCTGATAATCTGCTTTGTTTCTGTTTCGGTTTTAACCCCGAGCCTGCCCATCCCGCTGTCCATTTTTATATGAAAACGGAGCCGCTCCCCTTCCGGAAGGGCATCCGCAACTTCCTGAAGCCAATCGGACTGGAACACTGTCAGGGTAATATCATGCCGGGCTGCGATGACAGTATCCTGCGGCCGCACCCAGCCAAGCACCAGAATGGGAACCGTAATACCCGCTTTCCGCAAAGCGAGCGCTTCATCCAAAATGGCAACAGCAAGCGCTTCGGCCCCCGCTTCAATAGCCGTTCTCGCCACCTGGATATCCCCATGCCCGTAAGCATTGGCTTTTACAACCGCTATCACCTTCACATGGTCCGGCAAATGCCGCCTAACTCCCTGAACATTTTCAAATATATAATCAAGGTTGACCTCAACCCACGTATCGCGATAATAAGGCATGATTTCCACAGCCCTGTTTCCTCCCTTATTCGAACTGTCACTCCATATGTTCGATTATTATCTTCTCATTTTGTCCTGTCAATGCCAAAAGAAAGGATTGGGGCTTGCCGGAATGGCGGCGGGTTTTTTATAGGGGGCGTGCCTGTAAAACTGGCGATTCAGCCGGAGACTCCGGTGGCAGGGATGACTGGATGAGAACGCAGATGGAGGATTGGCTGCACTCCAAGTGGAGGCGTTTTTTCTTCCGGGTAAAACCCGATTATTTTTTGTGGAAGGAGGAGCGATTTATCAGGTATCAGAGTTTCGGCGGGCGGGCAGTGCAGTTGTCGCGGTCAAACCTTTTAAAATAGTCTATTTTCAACTGATCAGGGCTGTTTCAAAGAGGCAGGTAGGCAATTCACGCCGTATCTCTGCTGTTTCATGCTATATGCGGGTTATTTCATGCGGTTTCGTGCAAATTTCACGCCGAACTTGCCCCTGGCAAATTCAACAGTTTCGGTTTCACGCCACAGCTTCAGGTTTTCGCGCCGAATACTCACCTTTTCACGCCAAAACCCCGCTGTTTCATGCCGGAGAAGTAAATTTTCACGCCATTGACCCGGTTTCACGCCATAACACATGTTTTTCACGCCAAAGCCCGGC comes from the Bacillus marinisedimentorum genome and includes:
- the alr gene encoding alanine racemase, with protein sequence MPYYRDTWVEVNLDYIFENVQGVRRHLPDHVKVIAVVKANAYGHGDIQVARTAIEAGAEALAVAILDEALALRKAGITVPILVLGWVRPQDTVIAARHDITLTVFQSDWLQEVADALPEGERLRFHIKMDSGMGRLGVKTETETKQIISQIASSSEFELEGAYTHFATADELDTAYYERQYELFIEMLGWIRDLGVEPEIVHSGNSAATLRFPDQAFNAVRFGISMYGLSPSEEIKPLLPYKLKPAFSLHSKLIHVKEIEPGESVSYGATYTASQKEWIGTVPVGYADGWIRKLSALHVIAGGEVVPVAGRICMDQLMVRLPYKMERETKVTLIGEQGGHTVTADDAAACLETINYEIPCMISERVPRVYIRNQKVTEVNNYVVND